ACCCGTTTAATTTGGAAGAAACTACTATGCTAACGCGCTATACAATTGATGATAATTACATGCATTTTTATTGTAAATTTATCAAGCCGTTACAAAAAAACATTGCAACAGGAACATATGACGCTAATCCCAAAGTAGCGTTAAAAGTTGATAGTTATATCAAATGGCTTGGGTTTGCGTTTGAACGTTTTTGCCGTAAGTATCATCATGTGATTGCAAAAATTTTATTTTTTTCCGGGGTGCATTATCGTTCAGGAGTTTTTTTTAGTCGAGCAACGGATAAAGAAAATCCAGGGTATCAGATAGATTTAATTTTTGATCGAGCAGATAATGTTTACACTATTTGTGAGATGAAGTATTTTCAAGGCAAGGTTGGCACGAGTGTTATTGCAGAATTTGAAAAAAAATTATCTTTATTTCCTAACAAAGGGAATAAGACAATTCATAAGGTGTTAATTTGCAGTGAGGGTGCTGAAGATTCACTCATTAAGCGTGCATATTTTGATGATATTATTACCTGTTCTCAATTACTTGATCCAAGAAATTGGGGGTAATACTATCGATACATGATAATTATTTTTGTATGTTTTATCGATCATAAAGGGTGAGAGATATGAAAAAATGGATGATATGTATGCTAACTATTTTTGGTCAAATGTATGCTGCACAAGAACCGCAACCTTCACAGTTGCAACAAAGAAGTATTCAGTCTTCGCCATGGATTAATGATGTGAAGATTAGTTCTGATGGTAGCTGGCTTGCAGTTGCAGGAGCAATATCTCAATCCGAGGGAATGAAATGTATTTCCGGCTTAAAAGTATATAAATTACCGGAACTGTGCAGAGTTGATGATGATTGTTATCATGACAAGTGTGATGAGGTGACTGCGGTAGCATTTGGTAATAAAGATAATAAGCTTATTTTTGCAGATCAAGATGGTAGAATAACGTTGATCAAGGATGGTACGAGAGCAGAAATTCCGACTACTATTAAAGAGCCAGCTCATGTTACGGTAATGAATTATAGCTCAGATGATAACAAGGCAGTCATTGGTCTTAAAAGGCCTTATTCTAATATTAAGGTTCTCGATTTGATTAGAAAGTGTGAAATTGCAGTGTTAGATGGACATAATCATCATATCTGTGATATTCAGCTTAATGAAGATGCTACACAAGTTGTTTCTTTGAGTTATGATAACCAAAACAAAACGCATTGTTTCAAAATATGGGATATTGCAGCTAAACGGCAATTACAGACTGTATTGATTGAATCTTATACTGAGATTGTTATGTCCTTGGATCGGGGTGGTCAGGGTTTTTCCAAATATAATCCTGTCGAAGAAGTTTTTCATATCA
The nucleotide sequence above comes from Candidatus Babeliales bacterium. Encoded proteins:
- a CDS encoding WD40 repeat domain-containing protein, which translates into the protein MKKWMICMLTIFGQMYAAQEPQPSQLQQRSIQSSPWINDVKISSDGSWLAVAGAISQSEGMKCISGLKVYKLPELCRVDDDCYHDKCDEVTAVAFGNKDNKLIFADQDGRITLIKDGTRAEIPTTIKEPAHVTVMNYSSDDNKAVIGLKRPYSNIKVLDLIRKCEIAVLDGHNHHICDIQLNEDATQVVSLSYDNQNKTHCFKIWDIAAKRQLQTVLIESYTEIVMSLDRGGQGFSKYNPVEEVFHISTFDRVDDQRKISFESGKRMCKVIVDMYAKYILGIGRGEGDQFFNACFFNKQDGKMELCLPLAGISYSPKVTYNSEHKLVVLSADPRVHLLTFPSEETVEDMKKKQEMKKKTDDLLEEWTELATSFIH